A segment of the Lolium perenne isolate Kyuss_39 chromosome 3, Kyuss_2.0, whole genome shotgun sequence genome:
TTCTATCTGCTGCTCTGATTTTGCCATTATTGctctgtgggggggggggggggggggtacttGCACCTGTAACATTGGCGGAGCTAGACATTGGATAGGGTTGGCAGGGATTTCCCAATAGCCTTTATATGAACAGTTCGATTGTTGGCCCACTCTGGCTCATTGGGCTGGATCCGAAGAAGATCTGTAATAATGTATTCAACACTGTTGCAACCCCAGTTGCACATTGTCCCCATCCATTTGTTTGCAAACAATAAAATCAAATGCCGCCAATCATTTTTGAACTGTGGAAATCCTCTGGATATTCAATCATTCACTTAAGTTGTTACTGTGGCAGGTGCTTCTGTTACTGGAAATTCCCAGCCCCAAATCGGCAAATGTCCCCAACCCCAAACACAATCCCCAGTCCCAAATTGGCGACCGTCCAAGATGATGACGAGAACGCGAGCGGTGGTGTGTGGCCAGGAGTTGCAACTGTCTGTCCCTGGAGAGTACCCCTGTGTGAGGCGGTTCCGTTACAGGCGTCTCCTCACCTTCCTCAGGCTCCAAGGATATGGCTCCACCTTCGTCGCGTATGCATCCACCACCCATTTTTTTTGCTTTGCCAATGCTTTGATCTACCTTTGCTTGCTGATCAACAGAATGCATGGATGCAGAATGTTGAAGCAGACAAACTACTACTTCTGCGTCTTTCATCTGGCGCGCCTCGTGTCCCAGGGCCTGTGGAACGAAGCCTTGGATTACATCTTCCCTCGCTTTCTACCGCTGGAGCCCTCTTCACCGCCCAGCCTCGAGGCCAGTGTCCttgtcaagtttctccgcgtgcaCCTTTtatttcaattggaagtagccagGTACCTGGAATATTTTTATATCCCCTCTCTCGCAGTATACAGATCAAACTAATATATTCTTACTCATAGTACTACTCTGTGGATCAGTAAGATTTCTCAGGACTGGAGGCCCATGTGGGCTAGAGCAGCAAAGATTGTCCGGGATTTGGCTAACAGAACTCCAGAATTCAAAGACCGTTTGCTACTGCCGTACGGCCTGATGGGTCCCCAGAACATACTCCCCATCGGCTTCAGGTATGCACGCAGACACAGAGAGTGCATTGCTATCAAAGTGGCAACCCATGATCACGCTGCAACTTACTAATCAATGTCATTTGATTGCTTGTATCTGGGCCAGCTTCGCTCCTTTCCGACAGAGGCGGCACGCCAAGAAATGTACCCATCCTACGAGCAAGCATGCACGTGAAGAACATACCCGTCGCCTAGCTAATATCTATTTTGAAAAGAGGATGAGGTAATATACTGATATTACTATCGTCCTACCTTGATTCGATCAGGATGCATGCCATTTCCGTTTTATTCACACGCACGCTCTCATGCATGTTTCGTTGCTCTTTTCAGCCTGCCTTCTTCCAGACACTGCAGCCAGGAGTTGTCACCTGGTATACTTCATTCTTAGCTAGTTTCTCTCTATGCAACTGTTTCTGCCATCAAGCAATACTGTAAACAATCTTTTTTTATCTCATTTGCAGAAAGCATAGCTAAGGCACGGGATGATTGGTTTCGGAGAATTTTTGGTAGGACTCGGTCTCTGGTTTCACTCTGTATAAGCATTGAACGTTGTGCTTAACCTTCTGTTCATTAGTAGTATTCACATGTATGTTATGATTTCTGTAGAGTCTGTGCTGCTCTCCTTGCTTCTAAGTTCCACACACTTCGTTTCTGTGCAACCCATCAAGCTGCATCTTTTTCATTAGACCGTTCCCATTCGCCTGAATGCTTAGTACTGACTAGCCAGAAATTGTGTAAACGCATGGTCTATATTTGTAATCAACTTTTACTTCACTTCCCTTGAGTAATTCAACTTTTCCAATTGATATCAGTATCCGTTCAATGCTGGCACATTTTATTAGAGTATGAACTGATGAAATGGTATGATATTCTAATATTCAGAGCAATGCATTAAAGCTGCTACATGCCTGGAGATCAATCAAGGGTGTGCTCTTCAGTCGAGTCCGTGGGAAGGTAAATTCACACTTGTTTAATCCACCAAACCTTAAATTGAGCCAATCAGCTCTTTGTGTCTTGGCTATGTTGAATCTTTTTAGCGATCGTCACAACATTATTTCATATATCTTTTTTTCTCTGCTTTGCTTGATTTTGacatcaaattatttttggagacATTAGCACTCGTATGTCAATCATTTTAAGAATTGGAATTAACTAACTCTTGGCCTACTTTGATGCATTGTATGTTGCTCTAAATTTGCCACTACCGTGCTTTGTGTTGCCACTGTCCTTACAAAACAGTTCTTTTTTATTCGCTGCTCTGATTTTGTCAGTATGCTACCGTAGTGCTCTGCCTATGCTGTAGTCAACACACCTGTAGTGCTGTAGTCAACACTACTGCACTAGCGGTTGCTATGCACACTGCCCCACCCCATTTGCTCGTAGGAGTAAAGGCAAACTCCTTCAATCATTTTTGAACTGTGTAAGTCCCCGCTTTGCTCAGTTAATACCTAAAATTGTTATTGTTGCAGGCACTCCTGTTACTGGCAATGTGATAAACCCTAGATTATCTTCGGTCCCATTAACAACTGATGCAGGTAAATTACTAAGAAGGAAAAGAAGAGTCTAGTGTCTAGAATGAAAGTCAATGCCACGTATTCCACTTATCCCACTTGTCCCACTTCTACATCCTTGATTGTATGCCTTTCATATCAGGTTGAGATTAGCCGCATGAATGGGTGGGCATATTCAAATGGTTGAAATACTGTAGGTATATTGTGTTTGTTAAAAATAAAACAGTGGTGCTATCTGGTTTCAAAATTTAAAAAGCTCTTCTTATATCGTAGGCCCTTCTTACATAACTAGTAGCCCTGCCTGTGCTGTGGCTTACGTCCCCATCGAATTCAACATTCTTTTGCACCCATTAGCTTTTGGTTTCTATGTATATTGTTCGGCTCTTTGCCCCTTAaaaaatctatggtgcaggcatGTTTTCTTCTGGTTAGATGTTCATTCTCTTGTGGGTTGCACAGCTGTAACCCGAGCTTTAAAAATGGCAATTTTGTGCTGTGTTCTTCTTGCACTTCTAGCTATATTTCTAACTTCCAAATTTACCGCAGGTTCTGCAATCTCCCAGACTATGTTAAATTCTGAGGTCACATCTACTACAAATGCAGGTAAATAAGTTGAATACCCCCATCTCATCCAAAACAAGACAAGAAAAAACTCTACCAACAGGAACATCATCTGTGGCATTTTAATAAGAACGACATCAGTGACCACTAAATGCTTGGAACAAATTTTCCCACCAAGATAAATATCAATTTGCACTTTTGATTCAAAGTTCAATAAAAACCTAAATCTACTAGTAAATGACTGTGCACTGTTGACAGTACTATTTTGTCCATTGATGACCATGTTTCAGATGCACTAATTTAGATAACTTGCCGCTTGGGCCCAGAGCTTCATTTGATCATAAGCATTGCATTAAGATCATCGTGCTGTAAATTTTGATTGAACTGCTTGGTGTCCTGAATGTTCTACCCAATATTCTGAGATATCATCTGGGGCTAATGCAATGCAAGTAAATTAGGCGCATACTGTTGTTTTGAAACACAGTTCTCATTTCTTCACCTTTGGTTCTTCAAATGCTCACATGTTCAGATTATCAGGCATATATTTTAGTTTTTAGTTGTATTTTTCTATTTGATACTTAATCTGGTGGTCTTAATTGTATTAAATTATTGGGCCAGGCACCTGTGAAGAAATATGTTTTTCCGAGCGTGCTTGTCAGGGTTCCCATCTAAGAAAGAGGTCAATGACAGAACAGGTGGGGGACTATTTAGCTACAAAAAAGCGACTCACTACTGGGGCCAATGGTGAAGCAAGTAGGTAACATACAGAGTTTTTTTTTATATACTATCTCCATTCCAATGAATAAGGCTTTTTTTTTCTCTAAAAGTCAAActatgtaaagtttgaccaagtttttagAAAAAATCATTAATATTTACAATACAAAATCAATACCGTTAGGTACATCATGAAGTATATTTTCGTGTTTTATCTATATAATATTATAGTTGTTGATAGTgttttctaaaattttggtcaaagttTACTTATTGAAGcttgacttttcaaaaaaaaaagccttattcattggaatggagggagtataattTATTAGAATCTTACAACAGCTAGTAATACTATATTGTCAAAGGGAAGATTAGATGTGTCGATGTTAACTATTGTGGCACGAAATGCAGTGTTGCTTTTGTACAGATCTGAAAGGTTAAGTAGGATTATTCTGACTTAACATCAATAAGGCAGTTGCCGATTGCAGTGCCCACTTAACTTTGTAAGCGGCTATAAATTTCTATTTTAACCAAATGATTTAGCAGTGCGTAATTGAAATGGTTGCTTTTTAGGGATCGCTGGTCCTTGAAATGCTCAACATTTTAGTTTGAAGTGTATTTGTATAGCTGATACTTAATCCATTGACCTTAATTTTGTTAAAATTATTTGGCCAGGCACAGATAAAGAAGTTTGTTTTACCAGAAGTGTTTGCCAGGGTTCTCATTTAAGAAAGAGACCAAGGGCAGAAATGACGGAGGACTATTCAGCTACAAAAAGGCAACTGATAACTGGGAACAATGGTCAACTGATAACTGGGAACAATGGGCAATGGTGAAGCAAGCATGGGCGGCCCTGGGCGCGCGACGAGGTAGCACGGGCGGCGTGAGGGGCGCGGGGCGGGGCGGCGTCCAGGCCAGGCACGGCCCAGGGCGCGCGAGGCGGGGCGGGACTGCCTCGGCGCGCGACGAGGTGCGCGGCGAGGCACGGGGCAACGCAAGGGACGCGGGGCGGGGCTGGGCGAGGCACGGGGCGGCGTCCAGGCGAGGGTGCGGCCCGGGCGGAGCTGCAGCCGTGCGCGGCTCCGCAGCGGCGTGGGGCGAAGCTGCAGCAGCGCGGCGCGACCGTGCCCGCGCGCACGGCTAGCTCCGCCCGCCCGTGCCTCGTGCAACGGCGGCGATCGTGCTCGCGCCGGCGTGGCGAGCGGCCAGCGCCCGTGCACGCGCCCTTGGCCGTCGCCCTGCGCGTCGCCGTCGATGAGCTTTGCCGCCGAAGCTCGTTTTGGCAGTGGCAACTTCCGGTAGGGATGAAAAAAAAAAAGGAGGACTCGGTGCCAGGGTGCTCCATGCGTGGGCGACGGTGGCAGTTGGCCAGGCCAGCCAAACTCCGGTGGTTATTCCGGCCATATCCATGGGAAAAAGAAGACAGGGGAGAGAGAAGATGTCGGATCAGGTGGATAAAAACGGACGTGCGGAGCCATGCGAAACCGTCCGGGCAGACGCAAAGGCCACCCAAATTTAGGACGGGTTTGGGTAGCTCCGAACAATAATTGATGGCTTTTTGGGTATGGGTATCCCCGTTGGGTGCTGTTTTTACCAAAACGGATGCTTGCGGACCAGATGAGTCgcagcgttggagatgccctaagtcttACAAGAAAAGAtgaatgagcatacttaagacacGTTAGTTAAAAGGCCGCCCTGCCCACGGCTGGCGCCCTCAAGAATCCAGTGCAAGAATGAAATACAGTCAATGATATCTAAGCTTGGACAAGCTGGCAAGGGGTGGTGAGCGTTGAGATCCAAGCTCCAACCGTCCCACATGCCCACATGAAATTTAAAACAAACTCGATTTTTAGTAGATCTATTGCAGCCGACGTGCTCTAGTGTCAAAGTCCAACCCAACCCACATGTACTTGTAGACACATAGTCTGACGTACGAGTGAGCTTCAAATTTTCCCCTTTCCATCATATTCAGTGCAAACAATCTCACATAAGCAATGAGTGTGCTGCCAAGAAAACTATGGTGTTGTCCTGAAAAATAACACGAGTTTTCAGTTTTTTTTCTTCCAAATGTCACTACACAGTATGAGTACTGCGTGTGTGTGACGACTTATGATGAAGATCATTGTACACCAACAAGGTTGACGCGCCAATATTTGTTTTATAGGTTGGGCCACCTTGTTGAAGTGCAACTTAATCGTATATTAAAAGTTGATGAAGGTGTTAGAAATAGGATTAGCTTAAGTCTTAAGCTAACTAGGTAGTTACTTTTGTCCAACAGCCGTGTCTCTTCGAAGGGACACAACCTTGTAAACCGCCTTTATTGGTGCCTGTTCGCTGGGTATATATACCCCTCAATCATCAATGAAATCAAGTGTTCATCTCTCAATACTTTTACTCTAAACACGTTATCACGCACTTTGTCTCTACCGAGAGCACAAGGCCAGAAGAACGATGGAGAAAAAACGGGAAAATGCAGCACCGCACGAGCGGTCCGGCGAGCGACAGCAAACTCTCCGGCATGACGCGTCGCCCGGCCGCTCCTGACGGAGGCCATCAGCCCCGACACGACCATTGCCTCTTCGGCGCGGCTCCTCCCTGCAGCGCGAGGAACGGCCAAAACGCCGCGCGGCTGCGGCCCCGGCACGCGCCATGAACGGCGTGGCCCACAGCAGGCACGCGTAGCCGCGTCCTACGACGCGCGGCGCGCGGCGCGCTCGTTCCTACGAGGCGACGCCCCTGACGGTGCTCCTCCGAGCATGTAGCATCGGCCCCCGGCGGAAGCCAGTCCCCAACGCTTTCTCCTCCCAGCCGGTAGCCGCCTACGCGCGACGAAGACGACCTTCAACCACGGCGCGCCATGTAGCCTTCGGCTCGGCCCTCACGGCGCAGCAGCGCCCGCGGACACGGCCCTCAGCCTGGTTCCTCCAAGCACGGAGGGTTCTTCAATCTATGGCCTCGCCGCACGCACTACGCCCTTCAGTCCTCTGGACTCCGGAGCAAGGCGATGCCCTTGTGAAGGAGGCTGAGCGCCTGCGTCGAATAATTGATTCGTACAGAGCACAAAGGAAGCGATAGGGAAACCTTATCTCTTTCGCCAAATTTGCAATTTAGTCTGTCTAGTTTGTTAAATTGCACATATATAACTTACAAATGGACCTGCATACTCGCTGGTTTATGCAGATTAACAATCTGTTTTGTATTGGACTTGCCATCAGGCAAAATACTATCTTTTGGTTCAGCTCTCTGCCTTGCTGCATATTATAAATAAAGAATCACATGGTATATACATATGCCTCTAGCATTTTATAacatacaaaaaaaaagagaggaTAACACACAATTTTGGTACACCAAACTTTATTTGtaattgaaattattattttcttACAAGAAAAATCACATTAAAATTTTATGAGATAAAATTGCCAGTAAATATGTGACTATCTAAAGTTCATTGCAAATCGCAAGGTGATGGCATAAACTATATAAATTGCAGATTATTCATTATTGTGATATGAACATATTTGCCATCTCGACGGCAATTTTTTTTCTCCAAATGTGCTTTtctaaatatattaatatcaaagtaTAACACAATGTAGTAGGATAAGGCATCTACTATGCTTCCTACTACTAGGAGATGTACCCCATAAATATGGAGAAAATCTACAATGTGTTAACTTACTATTTGAgatcaacacacacatatggcatGGAAGCACTAACTTAACATTCAATTGTTTCTCTAGAGCATACTTGTTGTTTACCAAAGGAAATTTTGCTATCAAAgtaaaattaaattttggcatcatCACTGCATGCTTCTATTACATTGGTATAAAGAAAATTGTGGAACCTATATCAGTTGTTTTATGTCTATCAAGACAAAGTCCATCATACATAGCAGTGTTTTTGCTCTTGACAAAACTACTATAGGTTATCCATTATACGGTGATAATTATATTCACCACAAATAACCAATGTCAAAATACATATCTATGTTTTGGCATTAAATTTAACATCTCCCATCATTTTGGGTAAGAATTCCAAAGAATTGATAGAAGTATCATTTAATATCTCAATATTGAATGTCTACCCGATGGTCATTAAGGAATTACCTCGACCATTAATATGCTCAATCGAAGCATTTTCATAAAATTATTTACTATCATAATAAATGAGTTGCATGATCATCTCATGCGTTGCTAGAATCTCCATCAAAGGAATTCACTAAACTCACATTAGATGAGAGAAAATGGATAAAATATCTATTCCTCTCTAAAATCTCCACCAAGGAGATATTTGTTGTATAAACATAATGTCAATAGGTTCTCATTCACTTTTGAGGATTTCTAGTACATTGAAGTTATCTAGTTCTGTTGTCTATAAATCAACTTCAAGTTTATATTTTGTGATTAGGCAGTTTCAAATATATGCCTGATTCAAAAACCTCAATGCACTTTACATCCTACTTTGATGGTAATGTAAGAACATCATCGTCTTTATTTCAGGCTATATGTTATCTTCTTATAAGGATTCATTAGATACACCCTACGGGTGATATATATCCAGGCCTGAAATTAAACTATTACTCATAATACTAAGAATCTCAATGGTCTTGAAAAGAACCACGAGAAATCAATGTAAAGTGGAGGTAAAATGACAAGCAAAAACTTAGTGGATCCATCAAAGGGATAAGATAACTCTCAAGTTTATCAAAGATGTTATTGTATGAATCATTATACATATGAAATCCCGATTCCCAAGCCTTTCTGGTAGGGTTATTCCACAATTTGATCATCTACGAGTTAAACGGGGTAATTTTGAAGCTCACTTCAAGAAACACCGTACTATAATCTTGTTACGGATTGTACTTATAATCTTCATCATGAAGAAAACATAAGCCTAGTCCGGTTGGAGATACACTCCTTTGCAATAATAATTTTCTTGTGGAATGAAATTCCCAAGACATTTTGGAGACCTTGTTTAGTCTCATACCTATCCCCACAAGCCTATATTTATGCTACCATATGTGGTATGTTGTCCATTAATATCATGTTTCTCATACATGACATTTCAATGTATGAACTAAATTCATACTAAACTTTGTTGTGTAGAAACTAATATTTTGGATCTTCATGAATTTAAGATTTGTCATAATCGCCTTGGTCACCCACTATAGGGGTAATGCGGAAAAACAAATAAGTGAAAAATTCATTGTTCACAACTTAAAAGTTGCAAAATTCTCAAATCATCAGATGTTATGAGCACCTAATGtgtcatgagaattttttttttataAGTCTCTCACACTCCGCTCAAATTTCTTGAACTTATTCAAGAAGATACATGTGGACTATTCACAACTATCTGGGTCATATAATTATTTCATGGTATTCATAGACACTTTAATGGATGGTCTTATGTGGGTCTCTAATCTCCacaaacccatgattttactaaatTAATCGCTCAAATTATCAAATTAAGAGCAAAATATCAATAACATATTGGTTAAACCAATACAATTATTATTTTCACAAGCATTTGTGATTTTACTAAGTACTTCTTGTACATACCCCAGAATGGTGTATCTAAATTCTTTATCAAAAGAATCAAACTAACTAAATGACCACTTTGACAAATTTTTAACATGCCAACATATTGTTGGACACATACGGTCTTACACGCCGTAGATCTGATCCAGATCACAACAACTGCTTATCATACTGCTTCCCCTAGCAGTAAGTACGTGGAAATCAAACAAGTATTTCCCATCTGCGATAATACGGTTATATACCGTTATCACCACCCCAACGTACATCATGGGCACTCACATCAATTTGGGATCTATGTGATAAATAACTAAGGTATAATCGTTTATCCGTCAAATACCTTAAGACCCTAACAAGGGAGTTATTGATAGCCCGTACGCTGATTGCATTTGCAATAACGACATTTTTCGGCATTAGGGGGAGATTAGTACCACAAAGAATGCCGATAAATAAATAATAAATGTCATAGACTTTCAGTCCTTATATTCACGTACTTGAAAATCTGAACGATAAGTTCAGTCATAAATTTGCAACACATTGCAAATCTGCCACATACATTTACTCGTGACAAATATGTCACAAAATCATATTATGCATGCAACAATGTGCCAAAAGAGTGACGGTACCTAATATAACCACTTTCCTCCGAAATGGGAGCAAAAGGGGGAGAAAATTGGCCACATGAGATATAAATTCTCACATGCTTCCGCGGAACAGAGGAAATTATATCCTCAACAAGTAAATGtagttcaacctcaagttgaataaCACATAGTGGATGCTCATCATCCAAACCCAACACAAATGTGCACATAATTTTAAGTGTTGGGACATCGAAACACCTTGACTCCATTGTTATGGGAAATCATGAGGAGTTCAAATATTTTAATCACATTTCCACAAATCTTATCGATTCAACAGAATCATACAACAAAGACTACATTTTGTCGACAAATATTTATTCTTAAATTGCTAAAACCTTTAGGGCCCTGAACCAAAGTCCATGGCAGAGTGCCTAATGCACTCATATATTGGTTCAACTAGAAGGATGCAATTGAATAAGAATAGCACTCACTCAACAAGGGAGGTATTTACCATCGTAATACCTATTCCTCATAAGCACCTTCCCTCTGGAAGAGAAATGAATTTTTGTTAAAAAAAACAATGAGGTGGTGATAAAGTGAGGCTTGTAGCGCAAGGGTTCACGCAGAGACCTGACATCAATTATATATGATGTAACATACCCTATTGGTATAAGTGGAATTACGTTTCGATACTAATATTATTGGCAGTTATAAATAAACTATCCATGTAGTTAATGGATGTAGTGATTACATAATCATATGGGTCACTCAATTTGGATATCTATATTAAAGTCCTTAAGACTTATAAATCCAAATCCAAAATAAATAGCAACATATGTGTAATAATACAAAAGTCACTCTATGACTTAAAATAGTCAAACACAAATTTTGTGGTACAATTGACTATAAGAGCTCCTTCTTA
Coding sequences within it:
- the LOC127342087 gene encoding uncharacterized protein isoform X2, whose protein sequence is MTMKRTRAAQSGQKLRLSVPGEYPCVRRLRHRRLLAFLWLQGHGSTFVAMLNHTNSYFCVFHLVHLVSQGHWTKALDYIFPRFLPLEPPCTPSLEASVLVKFLRVHHLFQKLVCCKFSRDWRPMWAKAAKIVGDLANRTPEFKDRLLLPDGLMGPQNVLPIGFGFAPFRRRRHINKCTHPTTKHARQEHNRRIAYIYLEKRTSMPSSSHCSQELSPEIFAKARDDWFQIIFEECIKAATHLERNQGCVLQSSAREGASVTGNSQPQIGKCPQPQTQSPVPNWRPSKMMTRTRAVVCGQELQLSVPGEYPCVRRFRYRRLLTFLRLQGYGSTFVAMLKQTNYYFCVFHLARLVSQGLWNEALDYIFPRFLPLEPSSPPSLEASVLVKFLRVHLLFQLEVASKISQDWRPMWARAAKIVRDLANRTPEFKDRLLLPYGLMGPQNILPIGFSFAPFRQRRHAKKCTHPTSKHAREEHTRRLANIYFEKRMSLPSSRHCSQELSPESIAKARDDWFRRIFEQCIKAATCLEINQGCALQSSPWEGTPVTGNVINPRLSSVPLTTDAGSAISQTMLNSEVTSTTNAGTCEEICFSERACQGSHLRKRSMTEQVGDYLATKKRLTTGANGEASTDKEVCFTRSVCQGSHLRKRPRAEMTEDYSATKRQLITGNNGQLITGNNGQW